ACATGACCTCTGACTCCCCGCATGGAAGAGAGTTCTGCTTTTTGATTGGTGGTGCAGGAGGTGGGACTTTGGGACGGGTCAGCGTGCTGGTTTGACGGTTCAAGCTAGGCTTCTTGCGTTTGTCGATGTATGAGCACGGGGCCCAGCCCTCCTTTTCTCCAATTTGGACAAACCACCAACCTCCAGAGTTCTTCTCAATGACCTGAAAACACAGTATCCAGAGAGGATTTCACGACGTTCGATCATATTTTAACACAGATAACAATTCAACAATTTCATAATCTATATTGCATTGAATAATACCACACTGTTTTAGGAAATGTATGTGTATAGATACTGGGTTTGAATTCTGCAACATCTGCTTagctgttttttctttgtttagatTCTGTGGGGGCCTGGATATATAACAAATTACTGAAGAATCatgtaaacaacaaacacacgtAGATGATTCCCCCAAAAGTCTACAAATGATAAATCATTTCAAGCTGTGTGTGGAAGAGTGACGTACATCAGCTTTCTGTCCTCCGTTGAAACTGATCCCATCTGCCAGGCAGGAATGGAACTCTGCGATGGTGTAATACTCGGCTTCAACACTAGGGGGATCTGGAGGCTGCGGTAACTGAAAGCCCTAAATCAGGTCAAGAGAAAGGAATATGCTGCTTAGCATATTATAAACCACACAATGACCTATTTGTGTGGAACAGTTTGTTACATAAGATAGAAAgaaaaagatagaaagaaaataAGAGAAAGATACTGACCAGGCTATTTTCTCGACGGGGAGGCGGTTTCTGACTGCTTGATGCTGATCCTAAATGACAAAAAGATAAATTATCTTCACATATTGtggtgaaagaaagaaagaaacaaacaattaaaggaaaaaagaaagaacgaaGTACAGAAAAAGGAACGAAAGAGCAaatgaacgaaagaaagaacaaacacacaaacgtgTTATCGAATGAAAGAACCAACGAAAGGAAAAAAGAatgcatgaaaaaacaaaagaaaggataaaaaagcaaagaacagacgaaagagagaaagaaaaaaagaaagaactaaagatcaaacaaacaaacgatcAAAACACTCttataaataaaggtgcttaaatgGTTCTTCAAGCGATGGCATAGaagaacaatttttggttccacaaaccATTCAGTCAACGGTTCTTTAAAgatcttacttttttataatctgaagaaccttttttcgccacaaagaaccttttgtgacaCCGaatggttcttcagatgttaaaaggttctttatggaaccaaaaggttcttctatatGGCCTCTTCTATAAGAACcttttaaagcaccttttttaagagtgaggaacgaacaaacaaaagaaagaaagaacgacgAACTAAAGAAGGAACGAACAAACCAAAGAAAGATCACTTACTTGTCTCTACGCTGTGGACTCTCTGAGGTGCGACTCGAGCGATGGCAGGAGATGGAGGAACAGTTTTGCTCTTCATTGTGGATGGTGTTGCAGAACACACACTTGCTTTTGAACGCATCACAGACACATTAGCATCTGACACGGACACACAAACACTCGTAtctgagacagacagacacatatttgtgtctgtgtgtggagAGCAGCTAGGGCCGATCTGGTCTCCAGATTCTCTCACTGAGCCACTGCAGCTCATCTTAACTGTGTTAAAGCTGCTGTGTGTGTTGTAAATAAACTCATCTATCTGCTCTGCATCACCATTGTATTGTGTATAGGTGTCAGTTTTTGAATGCACAGACGTGTTGCTGTGACGGTGAgcgtttgtgttgttttgcatGTAGTGCTCGCTGGCAGGTTTCTTGTTCAGAAGGTTGCTGATCTCCATCAGGTTGCCGATGATTTCCACCTGACCCTCCACAGCTGGTTTATTTGACTCTGTTGCCTGGTTACCAGGCATAACACCATCTTGCATCTTCCGCAGGTAAGCAGCTGGTGCCCATCCCTCTCTTCCTCCATAACTGAGAAAGAATAAGAGTTGCTAAGTAAATTTAAGCAAACAAACTGGTGAGCGACGAGTTACAGATTCAGAATAATCCCTAAAGCCTCACTAAGGaataatatcacaaaaacaccagtggcaaaatacaaaaaaagaaaacgcgTTTAGAAAAGAGTAGCTCAAGAAAAAACGAATGAACATGTTACCGTATGAACCACCAGCCTTCCAGATTCCTCTGGATGACCTCAACAATGACGCCAGTCTCAAAGCCAAGCTCATCCAGACTGGAGCTGCTGTATGGCTGAATTGTAACATAGCGCTCGGCTGGAAAACACAGAGGACAAGACGGAGAGCATTACATACTGTCcttaaacattatacattttatggaGAAGGAAATGGCAATTCTCGTTGAATTGACTAATCCTGTtgagttaactaatatttttaagttagcTTAATTCCAAAACAGCAAATAAGTTTTCTACAGTGAGTCTGAATACTGAATAATATATTTGGcctaaaactgtaaaaatataaatatttaaataggaACATAGTAAACttaaagtgcaaaaataaaaaagtagtaTACTGAAAGTCCGATGTGAAGTTTACTTAAAGAAAAGtctaaaaatgactaaaatagTAGTAAAGGATTGAACAATCACTAAAGCCTCCCTATAAGTTCACCAGTAtacattacaaacaaaaaacgtaGCTGAAAACTAGTTGTGTATTCAGAGTTTACTGTGTACTCAAAGTGTACTGTTATTCTTAAACttatacttttttacatttacttttcataaacaagtATTGAAACAGTATACTTAAAAGTACAGTATATTACTAGTATGTTCATGTTAATATAATTACTGCATGGGGTATAGTCAAACATATACTTAAACTTAACTTAAGTATACATAATAAATTGAACTTGAAAtatacttattttttgtaaGTGATGTTACAAAAACTGCTAGATTTAATACTATCCTGTTTATGCTATCTTAAACATAGTACCACTTCAGTATGATAGTTTGTTATCTAATACAAGGACATATCAATTGAATGTGTGCCATAAGACTCCCAAAATTTCAAGTTCAACATGtgttttttgatattttgatgaaGGAGTGGAAAAACCAAATGAAACATGCAGACATTGCAGAATCTCTGTACCACAAGCAATATTCTCTCCCTCCGTAATATGGGTCAGTGTGTGTTGGACCCAGTTGTACAGTAAAAGTCTGTTGGAATAATGGGTGGAAAATCTGACATCTCTGCTGGAAATGTACAACACACTCCCAAGCTGTTACATGCTCCAAGAAATGTGTTTGCATACGTGTGTGTAGGGGGGTCTTTTGGCTGTGTGTGATGACTTTATGGTCTTTGTCCAAGCAAGACTTCATGTGCTGACATGGCATAAACCTCAACAACAGAGTTTTCACCCACAAATCTCCCAAAAGCAACTGAATGAAAACTGTTAAGAGTTAAGAGTTGCGTAAGGCAAAGAAAAACAGGACATTTGGCCAGTGTTTGTATTTAACACAAGCCAACAGCTCTTGTATCTGTTGTGAAAGATGTTCCCTGTTTGTTTAACGATTCTTGATTCAGTCAAGCAAATGGATGACTTAAATGAGTAGTTCAGCAGTCTTACGCTCTCCGTTTGCTGCTTTGTGGCTGTCTCGATGTCCTGTGAGAGATACAAGGTATGTAGCAGGAACCCAGCCTtgttcttcagctgttcttacAAACCACCACcctattgagagagagagagagagagagagagagagagagagagagagagagagagagagagagagagagagagaacatacCACTGATGTAACTGATTCCAGCTGTTAATTTGAATTGGGTCACATCCTTTCTGTCTTAAAAGTGTATCTGGTTCTGTACactaaagtgtcattttttaattaattaatttgataTTTGTGTGTGATACTTTAATGTGTGATACTTTAATGTCAAGTTATACTTTGGTAATTGACCTCTTTAAAGGATAAATCATGGTTTACTTCAAAcctaataatgttttttaagggTTATCTTACAATGTTTTTCCTACGCAAACACATTACACAAAGCATTACATATATACCCTAGTAATGTCTCAAAAGCAAAAACGTTACAGCCCAGAAAAAATGTTTATGGTGAACACAAGCATGCCGTCACTGGTTGCACACACCTGCCATGAGTTAGTGGTCTCAGTGCGAGACGCTTTTTagtacaaacaaacacacatgctcaGAAAGGTTGCCAGATCCCCAGTTTACACTGTGTAAAATACCTTAAGGTtctttacccagaatgcatcaCTCTGCCAAAGCATCTTATATTCAGAACCTGGGAGacacataaacatataaacGAGCAGATTGACTCAATTAGAATATTTTAGATACTGTGTCTGCAGCCATTCAACTTGAATGTTTACATGCCTTGAGTTTTTATATGtggaaatgtttatatttttacaaaccGATGTATTAGAAGGTAAATATTAGAAGATATTAACAAGCAAAAGACACGGCAACAAGACATTGCAAAGAAAGTAGAGACTGCGAAGAATAGGGTTAGGCAAATTCAGCTCATGATGACTTTAACAAAGATTTTAGTACCACACACTAAACCAAAGATGCGACACACAAGCAAACGCACACCCATAGACATTTGAACACACACTCTTCAGGAAAGATTCTGGAGGATCCATTAAGATGTCATAAAGACCTTCACTCAAGTACTCATGATTGCTGTGGTGGGCTTTTTCCATatacacacaggcacacacacacgttgagTTTCCATGTTAAATGAGGACTTTCCATCaacataatgatttttatgttgTACAAACCATATACCGTTTATTCTATCCTCTACCCCTCACCCTACCGTAAACAGAAGACTTCATGCGTTTTTAccttttgttaaaaacatcatttgtttctatttggcAATATGACTTCAAGGTCTTTAATATTGCCTATATGAAAGCTCATTTAGATTTGAATGCaaagattttttaataattcatttcaaaaacactactgtttcaaacacaacacatataGCATATGTTTTGAATGTGGTGTGGAAACATTTTGTTGGTTCTGACTGCAATCTAATTGTGTCTTTAAATTCACTTATAATCAACAAATTCAATCCAAATGGTTGTAAAATCAGCGAAATAATTGAAACCGAATAGTGTATTAAAATCATCAGGAGATCCTAATGAGTTTCCTGCTGCATGACTAAGTTAAGTCGCATCATTATCACAGTTTGAATGCCTGGAGGAAAATGTTAAGagcacttttcaaaacaaatgaatgttaACATCTTGGTTTCATTGAATGTCCTGCATGTGAGCTAGTTAAAAGGATTTGTTGGTTATAAACACATTGTCAATAAATGTAACTTGCGAAACCTTCACCTGAcgttttaagggatagttcacccaaaaataaacattctgtcaccattacttaccctcagattgtgccaaacctgtaaacatgaAGAAAGATATTCGGACGAATGCCAGTAACAGATCCCATAACCGGtggactcccatagtatttagtTTCCATACTTTGGCAGTAAAtagggaatgagatctgtttgataaccgacattcttccaaatatcttcccttgtgttcagcagaacaaagtaatttatacaggtttaggatcatctgagggtgagtaaagggtGAAGATGTTATATGATATACTACAgcctgtttatttctgtgagcATATCTCTAAAGGTTGACAGTCATGATGTTCAGTCCAGGGTTGGACTCCATCAGtagatgttttgaatgttttaggTATGATGAAGCTTTGTATAAcagtccaaacacacacaactatACTTTCTGTATGATGCGTGAATACAAATGatttttccccaaaaataatacaatggaGTCAAAGGGcctaaaacacagaaagaaatctGGGATTAAAAATCGAATTTAAATTTGGCAACAAACCAGGGGCTTTTAAAGAAAAGATATGATGTCAAATGTATTAGTAATAGCTACGATTCTGCAAATCAGCAATTGACCATGTTAACTCATTTGTACTGGTGGTCAAATTTTCTTGCTTTCACTAAAGCACAAATGAGTAGCACATCATGTTGGAACAACAAGTACACAATGTCAAAAAAAAGGGCATAATTCTTTTTACCTTTCAcataatttgttatttaaaaacatttaggtACAAAAATGTTTCCACAAGTAGCCCTTGAAATTTTGACAAAACTGTACATGCAGGTATTTGTGAGTGTTGTGTTATGCTTGTGTCCCTCTACAGCATACAGTTTATCATGTAAATGATTGTGAGTCTGTGTCACTCACCGCTCTCACTCTTCTCTATCACTTCCACTCTCTCTCCTGCCCTCAGACTGATCTCTGTGTTCTCCTGCCGTCGGTAATGCGCCGCCACCACGTACACACACCTACAATCCTCTGCACCCAGAGCATCTCCATGCTCTTTCCCTGAGGATGATGGGAAAAAGCAGGCTGTGAGCCAACTGCCTCCACGCCCGCGTCTACCTGAACTGCGCCGCGCCATTCACCAACACAAACACGGCCCCAGCCAATCAGCACGCGGTATCCGATCAAAGGTTCATCCAAGTGGATTTAATGTCTATAAAAGCAAAAAGTTTGAATCAGAGTTCAGGTACGACAATTAGACATCCTTGTCCACACAGCCTTAAAGTCCCAAAACCAAAGGTTTTCAGCAATTCGACTTCAAGCACATCCCACTGGCCCAGAGGCCAGGGGTCCATCCAGCAGCAGGATACAAATGTGTACTGCAAGCTTCTGATATCCTCAGTGAACAGGACAGATGCCGACTGAATAAAGGAATGGAGCACAggagggaaagaaagagagaacgaATAGGGTTAGCTTACGAAGGACTGAAAGATGAGATGAGGAAAATAAACCAAAAGCTAAAGGCTCGAGGGGCGGCTCAATAGAGAAGAGGGGAAACAGATGCCAATCAAATGATTCTCCGCCccctttaaaacagttttaaacagaaacatATGGCCTATGAAAACagagcatacacacacacaaaacacgcTCAGCACATTCacatctcatctctctctttgaAACACATTCATATTAAATAAACTGCTTTTTAGGATTTCAACTTTACTTTTATCATCAGCATCTGGGTTTGGGTCATTGTTGTCGTTGCAGACTAAAATATGATAAATTACTTTCTGTGGTAATTGAGATTCCGCAGATGTTGTTCAGTTGTGCTGAACCTAGAATATtccttaaagaagaaaaaagacatGACAAATTCGCAGAAAGCCTTTCACACAGATCAAcgtaattttactttttttctgtATAGATTCACTAAGTTAATTTGCAGAAACAGCAGATGTTGGTGAAGATGAGTAACTGGCCAATGCATCTGTGTATGACAAGTGTTGTCCAGCTGCAcatgtgttatttttgtatagGAGGTATATACAGCATTCAAGGACTGCGTtgaataagtaaataaatgcatcctgcattttatattttgtattaaactgCAATGGGAAGCTTCACTGTAGGTATTTCTGTTTCTAAATTACTTTCATTGGTGGGCAAAAATTGCTAAATATCAGGTCACATTTGATCTCAAATGTAAGCTATTTAATAGTTATTTCTTGTTCATACAAAACTGATGTATAAAAGCACACTCTTGGTGACAATGTTGTtgtactatatgtcagaatggcTGTGGCCGAATCACGGCTGTGCTGATTTGCTTTGAGGTGATATTGCCAAACTGAAAACCAAATGAAACTCGTAGTTCATGTCTGTTAAACACAGTCATGACGTTTAGCAGATGCTCTAAATAAGAGTCTGTACATTTCAGCTGCATTTTTCAGCCCCACTAAGCATTTCAAATTTGATGCACACTTAGTTTTAGTCTGTACAATTTACCTGTaaagaattactttattttctctctaacgtttccttttctttttctctcttgctCTGTTCTTTCATTCCTTTCCACATACTGCCCCCCCACTCCTTATTCCCCCATCACACTGGACCCATTTCCTTTCTGCCACGTCAACGGCCTCCCTCTGAACCGCTTTTTCTGCAGAATCcctttctcttctctctgtaTCTTCTGTCTCCCttacttgtttttttctgtatgttaCTCTATCTTATTCTCCTTCTGACCTCAATATCACCACATGTCTTTCTGTAATATGTTTTTCATAAGGAATTTTGTTGACATGTGAAACAAACACGAACAGCGTTCTAACATACTCTATAAATCAGTCTGCACTTAAAATACTGCACACTCcctcaaaaacatcaaattatttaaaacaattaggctttatctttttttatgcattattgTTTATCAATACTCATAGTTCATTGAACAACACAATGATATATCTAAATTCCCAAGTACACATATGAAAACAACACCGATTTAACACACCAATTTATCTTCCTTAGAACCTATGGCTGGACATTGCTTCTGTCCTAAATATCAAATATCCACGCGGTCACACACACTTTAGTGTTTCCACTTGACAATGGTGGAGGAATGCAGAGTTGCATAAGAAAATCAGAACTGACCTCCACCGGCTGAGCAATATACTGGCAAAACAAAGCACAATGCGTATCAATAGATGAAGCATCGCTCCTTTTGCAAACATACATTCAAATGCACACAAATGAGTTAGCTGACAGTTGTTTGAGGCAGGatatatacaatacaaacaATGCACATAGACTTAGTTTTAGAAAGGGTGCAAGGGGATGTAAGGAACTGTATTAATTTAACctataaaactatttaattctgtgaacattgTATGTGTTAACTTGCAGAAGACACACAAATATGATGTCATCAGTCCAGGGGATATGTTTAATATCTTTTCTGACCAACAAGGTTCTCTACATGGTAATATAAATTAGGAGATATTACATCAAAAACACATACTGCTAACcatgtttttgtatgatttattaAAGCAGTATTTTGTCAATTAATTCTAAACCATGATTAATATGGAGTTATGAAGAACTCACATTCTCTTTTCAAAACACTGAATATAATTTAGTAAGCCTAACTGATTCCAAGCTACATTGAAGCACAACAGCGCACTCTAGTGTACAAAGAGAATGAGTACAATGATTTGTCAAGCAGGATGCCTCAAGGTGACTTAACATTATTGCAAGACAAAACAATAACTAAAAATCAAGATGTTTCttaagatttgtttattttgattacaCCTTAACACCGTTCTAACTACACAAAACACTAGAATATTTTTGGGGccttataaaatacatttgtggaCAACAAGCATTGTAGTCAAGGTTCCGACCTGAAGTATAGTCAGATAAACAATATTAAGGAATgcataatcattaaaaaaaacaatgcttatTTTGTGAAGTCTAACAACTGAATCAAATCACACACTTGCTGTTCCAGAAGATTCCTAACTTCTGAGAAACGTGTGAAAGATAGCAAGAGGGAGAGATACTGTTGGGTGGAGTCCAAAGTAAGAAGTTCACACTAAGTCACCAggataaaagaaacatttgattTGGAAATACATCATGGTAAATGCAATGGTGAGGTCATTTATCGGTCAGAAAAAGACAGTATTTCTAGTGATAAAAATCTTGCTATTGTAATAATTCCTGTAGCCTACACTTACTTCTTGGGGTTTGCCATGGTGAACTGGAGAAAAGAAATGTATTGTGCTATATTTCTTCTCTATGcttctttctttcacaaaacATGAAAGGGTTGTAAAAAAGTACAGTTCCGTCAATTAATAGGCCTATAGCAACTGTGAAATACAGTCACAATTGAACTTGTTTACTTTTTCATAGGGCTTGAATGCTCTAGAAATACTTCACATGTTTTGTTTACCGATGGCGTCAAACCAAGCCCTAAAGATTAAAGATAATGTCTTAGATTACATGTTTATCTGTACAGGTTGGCATTTCTGTTAACATAGTTCAAGCAGAATTTAGATTTGGAC
The sequence above is drawn from the Triplophysa dalaica isolate WHDGS20190420 chromosome 15, ASM1584641v1, whole genome shotgun sequence genome and encodes:
- the sh3pxd2ab gene encoding SH3 and PX domain-containing protein 2A, whose protein sequence is MARRSSGRRGRGGSWLTACFFPSSSGKEHGDALGAEDCRCVYVVAAHYRRQENTEISLRAGERVEVIEKSESGWWFVRTAEEQGWVPATYLVSLTGHRDSHKAANGEPERYVTIQPYSSSSLDELGFETGVIVEVIQRNLEGWWFIRYGGREGWAPAAYLRKMQDGVMPGNQATESNKPAVEGQVEIIGNLMEISNLLNKKPASEHYMQNNTNAHRHSNTSVHSKTDTYTQYNGDAEQIDEFIYNTHSSFNTVKMSCSGSVRESGDQIGPSCSPHTDTNMCLSVSDTSVCVSVSDANVSVMRSKASVCSATPSTMKSKTVPPSPAIARVAPQRVHSVETRSASSSQKPPPRRENSLGFQLPQPPDPPSVEAEYYTIAEFHSCLADGISFNGGQKADVIEKNSGGWWFVQIGEKEGWAPCSYIDKRKKPSLNRQTSTLTRPKVPPPAPPIKKQNSLPCGESEVMSAASLRVYEEPEYDVPTVGLEFDPELEFFPGEPPTKAPPPLVLRNVSFTLGEGDQEEDEGVYANGGFRPAPPCQENNHSPSLRESMWDPPEYDAPTIEPSIERNATLYAHSKFKQQADESKSKPSVRPKPANPEFSSLRRHKSANQEQQGQIQCRTSRTSEESETGSAVSSDDSFDFCSSDPSNHSSTRLFRTTAAYQQEEPSEISFPAGVQVEVLEKQESGWWFIRLGNEEGWAPTYYLQPIMTSYTEANNTESLCGAPASEMEITVQLDVGNAGRRVSLEKNEQRVNQSLKGSHRSNEQNCRVGVKQLAVRPQNVLAATHTKDNTKSSSINTHTSPVGRRNDAPPHHASHYNDQSTSAGKMESMRRKVPVSMVKPKPHLIHNNLREEYVTIADYRGDSETMSFPAGTRLEVLERNTNGWWYCRMLDSTKTRKGWVPSNFLERRS